The Sediminicola sp. YIK13 genomic sequence TGTTCGGTATGTTTGGCAAAAGATGGGAAGGTAATAGCTATCAAAGAATTTGATAGTGCCAATTACTCCCATGCAGAACAATTACATAATTTTATAAAGGAAGTCTTGAAAAAGGCTTCCTTTTCATTGCAAGATATAGATGCCGTAGCCGTAAGCAAGGGTCCTGGGTCTTATACCGGACTGCGTATTGGTGTTTCAGCAGCTAAAGGGTTGTGTTTTTCTTTGGATGTACCGCTTATTTCCATCCCTACCCTTGAGAGTATGGCCCATCAGCTTGTGGTGCCAGAGGGTCATCTGATTATTCCCGTTTTAGATGCCCGAAGGATGGAGGTTTATTCTGCTGTTTATAGCCGTGATCTAAAGGAGATAAGGGCTACAGAAGCTGAGATCATCAATGAGGATTCATTTAAGGAATATACAGACACCCACACCCTTCATATAATGGGCAGTGGAGCGGAGAAGTGCAAAGGAGTCTTAAACCACCCCAATATTGTATTGGATACAACAGTTGTTCCTTCTGCTAGGGAGATGGCACAATTGTCCCAAAAAAAATTCGAAGCAAGCGACTTTGAAAATGTCGCCTACTTCGAACCGTATTATTTAAAAGATTTTGTTTTGCAGAAGAAAAAGGCCTAGGCCTTGTGAATAACTCTTTGTGGGAATGGAATTTCAATCCCAGCCGCATCAAATCTAGATTTAGTTTCTTCCATTACATGAAAGTGCGCCTCCCAGAAATCTGGATTGTTTGCCCAAAAACGGAGTGAAAGGTTTACGGAACTGTCCGCCAAAGCATCTACATAAACCACTGGGGCCGGATCCTTAAGGATCTTATCGTTCTCGGCACAGATCTGAAGTAATATTTCTTTCGCTTCCTTAATATTGGAACCATACCCAATACCCATGGTAATCTTATCACGCCTTGTGTCCTGTGCATTGTAATTGATAATGTTGTTATTGGACAATTGCCCATTGGGAATTATGGCAATCTGGTTTCCAAAGGTGCTCAGTTTAGTAGTGAAAATAGAAATTTCTGTAACTGTACCGTCCACACCTTGAGCAGAAATGAAATCTCCTACTTTAAAAGGTTTAAAGATCAGAATCAGTACCCCACCGGCGAAGTTCGCCAAGGAACCTTGAAGTGCCAAACCAACGGCAAGTCCGGCGGCACCCACAATGGCTACCAATGAGGATGATTGTACACCCAATTGTGTGATCACAAGGACAAACAGCAGGAATTTCAAAACAATGCTGATAAAGCTTTGCAGGAAGTGTTCCAGGGCCAAATCAAATTCTTGTTTTTCAAAGAATTTTCGGACCAATTTGTTAATCATTTTAACTACCCAGAGTCCTATAAAAAGGATCAGAACTGCTGCGATTATATTAGGCAAGAATTCAATCGCCCATTGGGTGAAATCGTCTACGTATTTTTCAACTTTCTCTATTTCTATCATATACTTTTTCTAAAATTTTAACAAAAAAACAAAAAATAGGGTCGCCTATCAAGTTTATGGGCTTAAAGTACTGTTAATCCTCACTTATAGCACTCATCTGTAACAAAGTTTCTTCAATGGTATGGACCGGTAATTTACAACTACCTTCTTGGCAGATATAAATAGGTGTGGCACCTTCCACAAATCTATTTTGTAATAATAGTAGGTCGTTTGTGGGTATATTGCTTCCGGCAACAAGAGCCTGTGGCAAATAATGGGCATTTAGTTCTTTTGCTCTTGCATCAGATTCATCGCCTACAATAGCGATTTCATAGAAGTTTAGTTGGTGGTAAAGGACCAAATGAAGCCAATTGGCATGTCCCTGGGCATTTTTGGTAAAATTTTCTTGGACGTTTAAGAGCATTTGTTGGGCAAGATCACCATAGCCTTCAATGGGAAAGAGTTTTCCAATTTTAAACAAACAATGCGCCATGATGCTATTGGATGCTGGAATGACGTTATCAGCAACTTCTAAGGTTCTTCTAATTACATAGGCATCGCTTTTTGCGGTAAAAAAGAAGAGCGCACTTTCTTCATCATAAAAATTAGTGATACAAAAGTCCAAAAGTTCTTTTGCTTTTAAGAGCCAGTGCTCATCAAATGTAACCTCATAAAGTGCAAAAAGTGCTTCTATTACCGATACGTAATCTTCGAGAAATCCATTTATGGAACTTGTTCCATTTTTATGGTTGTGAAATAATCCGCCTTCTTCATTGGTTAAATGATTCAAAATAAAATTGGCATTCTTGACGGCCAAATCCAAATAGTCATCATTTTGAAGATATCTATACGCATCTACCAATCCTTTTAGCATCAGGCCGTTCCATGAGGTCAGGATCTTGTCATCCAATCTGGGTCGGTTTCTTTTTTTCCTTTCTTTTTTTAGAAAATCCTTACACGCTTCTATGGTCGCATTTAATTGCGCAATGGTTATTGTATGCTTCGCCGCAATTTCCTTGTCAGGAGCATCCTTTATGAGGACATAGTTCCCATGCTCCCAATGTCCATAGTCGTTTATGTTGTAATAGTCCTTAAAGATTTTGAATTGATCCCCTAACAAATTCTCCAATTCAGGAACCGTCCAAACATAATAGGCTCCTTCCTCCAGCTTGTTTTCAGTGTTTAAACTATCGGCATCCAAAGAAGAATAAAACCCATAGTTTGGTGCCATAAGCTCTGTTGTAATAAAATCGATCGTTTCTTTTACCGTCTTCTTATAGAGGGTCTTTTTTGTGGTTGCATAGGCTTGTGCATATAAACTGACCATTTGCCCGTTGTCATAGAGCATTTTTTCAAAATGGGGAACATGCCATTTAGTGTCCACGGCATACCTGGAAAATCCACCACCTATATGATCAAAGATCCCCCCATTTGCCATGCGTGTCAGGGTTACATTCACATAGTCCTTTATAGCCTGGTCATTTCCTATAGTGGCATAGTGCAAAAGAAAATCTAGGTTGCAAGGCATCATAAATTTAGGGGCACGTTTATGTCCGCCTAAAAAAGTATCAAAATAGGAGGACCATTGTACTATGGCCTCATCCAATTGTTCCATTGAAAATATAGGAGCTCCTTCATTTTTTTCAACCAGGTTGATGGTGCGGATTCCTTCGGCCAAATTCTCGGCATAGGCTATGACCTTCTTGGGTTCCTTCTGATACAGGTCGGCAAGTTGTTGCAGTACTGTTATCCAATCCTGTTTTTTTACATAGGTGGCCCCCCAAAAGGGCCTGCCATCGGGCAGGGTGACAACATTTAGAGGCCATCCACCACTTCCGGTCATCATTTGCAGGGCGTCCATATAAATATGGTCAATGTCCGGGCGTTCCTCTCTATCTATCTTAATACAAATAAAGTGCTCATTCATTACGTCAGCCACAGTTTCATCCTCGAAACATTCGTGCTCCATGACATGGCACCAATGGCATGCGGCATAACCAATGCTTACCAATACCAATTTGTTTTCCCTTTTTGCACGTGCCATGAGGTCTTGGCTCCATGCTTCCCAATGTACAGGATTGTGGGCATGCTGCAACAGATAGGGGCTGCTCTCGTGAATAAGGTTATTGGTGTGTTTGTGGGTCATGTTAAATGGATATAGTTAAACTAGAAGTGACTTCTTTGAGCTTATGAAGGTACAAAAGAGGGCCCTAATGGACATAAAAAAAGCGCCCTTAAGAGGCGCTTTAATTTAAATTTTATTGAAAAGTTATCCAACTTCAAAGGTAATCTTGACGTTTACGCGATAATTATCCATTTTCCCGTCTTTTACTGTGGCACTTTGTTCATTGATATAAACAGAACGGATGTTTTTAACAGATTTTGAAGCTTCACTAACGGCATTCTTTGCGGCATCTTCCCAGCTTTTATCTGAGTTTGCCAATATTTCAATAACTTTTAGAACTGACATAATGAATAGTTTTAGAGTTTCCTTAAATGTAGAAAATCTTATCCATCAATTCAAGTTTTTGATGGGTCATTATCCGTTTAAAGCTACTACCTGTTCAATTTTATCTCCCATCATATTTTTTAACATGTTCTCAATACCATTCTTTAAAGTAAAGGTAGAAGAGGGACAGCCGCTACATGCTCCCTGAAGAACAACGTTTACAGTTTTGGTCTCCTCATCATACGATTTGAAAAGGATATTACCACCATCACTGGCTACTGCAGGCTTCACATATTCTTCTAAGATATCAATTATTTTTTTTGAAGTGTCGTCCAAACTATCGGAATGCACTTGACTCGAGGGTGCTTCTGCCTTTTGTTTGGCAACACTGTTGGCTGAGACCACTTCTTTGCCATCGGCAATGAAATTCCGGATATATTCCCTTATTTCCAAAGTGATTTCATTCCAATCGGCAACTTCATATTTGGTAACGGATACATAGTTTTCGTCAAAGAAGACCTCTTTGACAAAAGGAAATTTAAATAGTTCGGTGGCCAAAGCGGAGTCCTTGGCTTCGTCAATATTTTTAAATTCAAAAGCGGTGGGTACTAACAATTTATTGGCAACAAAGCGCATCGCCGCCGGATTTGGGGTGTTTTCTGCGTAAACCGTCGCTGGCACCTTCTTTTCGTCTTGTTCTTCATGAACAATAGGAGCGCCACTGTTCAGGTATTCCACGATTTGCTGCGCCACTTCATCCCTTACATCTGACCATTGAACAATATCATAGCGTTCCAAAGCAATAAAATTACCTGAGATATAAACGGTTTTTACAAATGGAAGGTAGAAAAGTTGTTGTGCCAAAGGTGAATTCTTTGCCTGATCTATATCCTTGAACTCATAATTGTTGTTCTTGGTTATAAAATGATTAGTCTCAAACTTTAGTATGTGTGGGTTGGTTGTTTCGTATATAGTGATAGTGTATTCTTTCATGGGAATAAAATTTTACGCAAAAGTACAAAGGATTTCCTATTTAAACCACTTTATACTAATGTAGTATTTCAACCGTTATATTTAATATTTGAACGGTTTATACAATCTTTACCCCATATTCTAGATGAAACGACTCCTTTTAGCTTTATTGGCTTCTTTTGCACTTGGTTCACCAGCCATTGCACAGGAAGGGATCCCAGTTTATTTTGACTACCTAGCAGATAATTATTATTTGGTATACCCTTCTATGGCAGGTATCAGTGATGGAGGTAAAATAAGGCTAACGGCCAGAAAACAGTGGTTCAATGTTGAGGAAGCTCCCAGCCTTCAAACTTTTAATGCCAATTTTAGAGTTGGTGAAAATAGTGGTTTGGGTGGTATCCTTTTTAATGATTCCAACGGCTACCACTCCCAAACAGGTTTTAAAGGAACTTATGCCCATCACCTCAAATTAGGCGGTGATGAGCGTTTTTTGAACCAATTATCCTTTGGTGCAAGTGTAGGTGTAATACTCAGTAGTCTTGATGAAACTGAATTTAGGTCCATCATCCCTGATCCAGTGATTACAGGGGTTAAAAATACGGCGGCCTATTTTAATGTGGACTTTGGTTTTTCCTATAATTTTCTGGAATTCTATGCGCATACGGCAGTATTGAACGCCTTGGGCAGTGGGCGCGATCTGTACACTGCAAACGAATTTGATAACCTTAGAAGGTATTTGTTTTCTGTTGGGTACGTATTTGGAAAAGGCGAAATACAATTGGAGCCGTCCATGTTATTTCAGATGACCGATTTTACGAAAGAAAAAACAGTTGATATCAACGCCAAGGTTTATAAAAGCGTTCCTTTTGGTACCATTTGGGGCGGACTTTCCTATAGAAGAAGTTTTGATGGGGCACAATTTCAGACCAACGGTAGCTTTGGAGAACAACGCTTACAATTAGTAACCCCTATAGTGGGCGCTAATATAGGTCAGTTTTTGGTATCCTATAACTACTCCTATCAGATGGGTGATATTAGGTTTGACAATGGAGGTTTCCACCAGATTACCCTTGGGTACGACTTTGGCCAAACAGAAAAAAGGTACGATTGTAAATGTCCTGCGGTCAATTAAAAAACAAGCTTATCGCATAAATACCATAAGCTTGAATTCGATTTTATTCCCAAGTATAATTTTTCTTCAAGGCTTGTTTTTGGATTGCTGATAATAATGCATTTTCCAATTCACCTTTAGAACTGTCCTTTTGGTTTTTTGCCAAATAGGCTTCCCGCTTACTATTCAGTTCCTGTATCTCATTTTGGATTTTCTCCCTTTCTTCTTTTTTGGAATTGATATATTGGGTGATTTCCTTATCAGATTTATTTTTTAATTCCTGCGGCAATTGCTCTTTTTCAACTTTGGAAACGTCAAAGTCTATTTTTTTTGAGGCATCCACTAAATCCCATTCAGAATTGCTGTACAATCTGGAACTCTTGCTTACTGCCCTCTTTACCATGACGGCCTCCTCCATGGCTTCCGCATTTTGGTCTTGTGTACTTTGCATCGCTATTTTTGTGGCACCCATGGCACCATAGGAAATATAGGTCCTGTTGAGTCGGACATTCAATTGTAAGATCACATCGTCATAAGGAGTGACAATATGCACTACTTTTCTATTATGGTCTATGGCCATATATTCTCCTCCAGTCAATATAGCGCCATGCTTCCATTTTGTGGAGATCCCCTGCTCATAATTTCCACAGAAGATGGTATTGACAACAATGTCCTTTTCTTTGGCGTTGGTAGCGGCGTCCCAATAATTTAATCTGCCCTGAGAGAAAGGCTCGTTCCCGGCGATAAAGATCAGTTTTAGATCGTCCTCATTTTTTCCCCAGTCCAGTTGGTTCAAGGAAGTCTGTATGACCTGGCCGCAATATTCCTCACCTCCATTGGTTGTGAGGGAGAATAGTTTTTCTGAAATTTCATCCAGATCACTGCTGAAACCTATCACCTGTCTAATATACCCCTCATAGGAAGATAGGTTGTCATTGCCATACTCATATATGGCGATTTGCAATTGGGGCCTGGTGTCATTACCGCATTTAACATACCCAAATTTGTTGACTACATCCCATAATTGCGCTTTGGCCTGATTGATGAGACCATCCATACTGTTACTGGTATCCAATAAGAGCGCGATCTTCACAGTTGGTTTTGATTTGTATACAGGTTGTTGCGCTTCTACCATAAAGCCAAATGGGGCAACACTATCGCTTCCTTCAATGGTAGCTCCAAAAGCTTCTCCCATACCTAAGGCAAGGAAACCTATACTTAAAAATTGTATTAAATTTTTCATACTTCAAGGTTTTAATTAATAATGAATTATCCTTAAAGCTAAATCCATCTTTTTATGAATAAAACCGATAATGAGTCAAGCTGCTATTTCAATGAGCGTACGTAACCTTTGATTGTGGGAAGTGTCAAAATTCGGATTGAACATCGCATGAATCGGGATTTTCACATTTTTTAATATCATTTAAATCAGTTAAGTTTAACACATTCAATATTCCTCATGCCCAGAACAAAATATTTCTTAGCCCTTTTACTTTTCAGTTTTACCGTGGTCACTTCACAGGTAAAGCAAAGAGAAGGTACTTTTGAATTAAAGGGGTCTGTAGTAGGTAAGGAAAATAATACTCCTTTAAGTGGGGTGAACGTTTCCAATCAAAAAGGGAGTTATGCCACCACCAATGGTCTTGGAGAATTTAGAATTAATGTGGTTGTGGGTGATCGATTGCAGATTGAAAGTCCCTATTTTCAGACCGTATATTATACCATTAAAAATCAAGAGGACATCAAAGTCTTGGTGGAAGGTTATGAAGTGAATAAAAAGGGGGGTCTTGAGGATAGGGATGATTTGAGCTCTAAGATTTCCCATCAAATGTTGTTGGATTCTGCACTCCACTACAAGAAATCGAATATTGAAAAGAGTTTGGATTTTATAACGAAATCCATTTTGCAATTGGGAAATAGAGGTGATAAGGGACAGATGTCAGCATCCTTGAGTACCCTTGGAGAAATATACCATTACCATAAGCAATATGATTTGGCAATTGCCAACTATCTAGATGCACTGCGGAACAAGAAATCAGTAAAAACAGAAATCCTATTGGGGAAGGCCTATCTCATGAATAAGGAGTATAAAAAGGCCGAAGTTATTTTCACCTCCTTGACCAAAGAAGGAGGGACTGTCCCCTATCAAAAGGTTGAAATATATGAAAGCTTGGGGGATGCCAATATGGGTCTGGGGAAAAACAAAGAGGCCTTGGCGAATTATAATTTAGGATTGGAATTGGCCATGCAGCATTTAATTACGCCCAAGATGACCGATCTTAATTCCAAGATTGGGAACGCCTATGCCCAAGATAATAAAATGGATCGGGCTGCCGAGTTTTATGATAGTTCTTTGGAACTGGCTAGTAAACAAGCGCCCCAGCGTGCCGTTCAGGAAAAGGAAAAAGTGGCCGATTTTTACAATCAAAAAAGTCAATTTTCGGCAGAAATAGCATTGAGGAAAAAAAGTTTGGATGAATTGAACAAGATTCCCAAGTCCAAGCCTTCTAAAAATAGGGGCATTACCACTTCAGATACGATAACCACCCAACGCATCAATTATAAAATTGCGAATGCCTACATAGCTCAGGACAAGCTAACTGAGGCCATTCCCTACCTGGAGCAAAGTATCAAAGAGGCCGATGCAGATGATGATTTGGTGGTACAAAAGGATGCGACACGGAAATTGTCAGAGGTCTACAAGTACAAAGGGGAATATTCCAAAGCCTTGGAAAC encodes the following:
- a CDS encoding dodecin family protein, which produces MSVLKVIEILANSDKSWEDAAKNAVSEASKSVKNIRSVYINEQSATVKDGKMDNYRVNVKITFEVG
- a CDS encoding NifU family protein, with product MKEYTITIYETTNPHILKFETNHFITKNNNYEFKDIDQAKNSPLAQQLFYLPFVKTVYISGNFIALERYDIVQWSDVRDEVAQQIVEYLNSGAPIVHEEQDEKKVPATVYAENTPNPAAMRFVANKLLVPTAFEFKNIDEAKDSALATELFKFPFVKEVFFDENYVSVTKYEVADWNEITLEIREYIRNFIADGKEVVSANSVAKQKAEAPSSQVHSDSLDDTSKKIIDILEEYVKPAVASDGGNILFKSYDEETKTVNVVLQGACSGCPSSTFTLKNGIENMLKNMMGDKIEQVVALNG
- a CDS encoding mechanosensitive ion channel family protein; this translates as MIEIEKVEKYVDDFTQWAIEFLPNIIAAVLILFIGLWVVKMINKLVRKFFEKQEFDLALEHFLQSFISIVLKFLLFVLVITQLGVQSSSLVAIVGAAGLAVGLALQGSLANFAGGVLILIFKPFKVGDFISAQGVDGTVTEISIFTTKLSTFGNQIAIIPNGQLSNNNIINYNAQDTRRDKITMGIGYGSNIKEAKEILLQICAENDKILKDPAPVVYVDALADSSVNLSLRFWANNPDFWEAHFHVMEETKSRFDAAGIEIPFPQRVIHKA
- a CDS encoding thioredoxin domain-containing protein; the protein is MTHKHTNNLIHESSPYLLQHAHNPVHWEAWSQDLMARAKRENKLVLVSIGYAACHWCHVMEHECFEDETVADVMNEHFICIKIDREERPDIDHIYMDALQMMTGSGGWPLNVVTLPDGRPFWGATYVKKQDWITVLQQLADLYQKEPKKVIAYAENLAEGIRTINLVEKNEGAPIFSMEQLDEAIVQWSSYFDTFLGGHKRAPKFMMPCNLDFLLHYATIGNDQAIKDYVNVTLTRMANGGIFDHIGGGFSRYAVDTKWHVPHFEKMLYDNGQMVSLYAQAYATTKKTLYKKTVKETIDFITTELMAPNYGFYSSLDADSLNTENKLEEGAYYVWTVPELENLLGDQFKIFKDYYNINDYGHWEHGNYVLIKDAPDKEIAAKHTITIAQLNATIEACKDFLKKERKKRNRPRLDDKILTSWNGLMLKGLVDAYRYLQNDDYLDLAVKNANFILNHLTNEEGGLFHNHKNGTSSINGFLEDYVSVIEALFALYEVTFDEHWLLKAKELLDFCITNFYDEESALFFFTAKSDAYVIRRTLEVADNVIPASNSIMAHCLFKIGKLFPIEGYGDLAQQMLLNVQENFTKNAQGHANWLHLVLYHQLNFYEIAIVGDESDARAKELNAHYLPQALVAGSNIPTNDLLLLQNRFVEGATPIYICQEGSCKLPVHTIEETLLQMSAISED
- a CDS encoding histidine kinase; this encodes MPRTKYFLALLLFSFTVVTSQVKQREGTFELKGSVVGKENNTPLSGVNVSNQKGSYATTNGLGEFRINVVVGDRLQIESPYFQTVYYTIKNQEDIKVLVEGYEVNKKGGLEDRDDLSSKISHQMLLDSALHYKKSNIEKSLDFITKSILQLGNRGDKGQMSASLSTLGEIYHYHKQYDLAIANYLDALRNKKSVKTEILLGKAYLMNKEYKKAEVIFTSLTKEGGTVPYQKVEIYESLGDANMGLGKNKEALANYNLGLELAMQHLITPKMTDLNSKIGNAYAQDNKMDRAAEFYDSSLELASKQAPQRAVQEKEKVADFYNQKSQFSAEIALRKKSLDELNKIPKSKPSKNRGITTSDTITTQRINYKIANAYIAQDKLTEAIPYLEQSIKEADADDDLVVQKDATRKLSEVYKYKGEYSKALETYQQYVSVVDTLYVRKEQEISRAARFNREIAAKQSRISGLEQERELSQSKYDLALTEQELIAENNKRQTWVIYSLVFGLLLMGLVVFFFYRSNKQQKLANNLLALKSLRSQMNPHFIFNALNSVNNYIAKSDERAANRFLSDFSMLMRSVLENSEEDFIPLSKELDLLELYVKLEHSRFPDKFEYHLFVDEKIEIDKFQIPPMLLQPYIENAIWHGLRYKEEKGFLKIELQLKDENEILITISDDGIGRKKSGELKTSNQKKQQSKGMGNIKKRIAILNDMYKDRITVSIADLFEDETGTRVEMTLKRE
- a CDS encoding PorP/SprF family type IX secretion system membrane protein, producing MKRLLLALLASFALGSPAIAQEGIPVYFDYLADNYYLVYPSMAGISDGGKIRLTARKQWFNVEEAPSLQTFNANFRVGENSGLGGILFNDSNGYHSQTGFKGTYAHHLKLGGDERFLNQLSFGASVGVILSSLDETEFRSIIPDPVITGVKNTAAYFNVDFGFSYNFLEFYAHTAVLNALGSGRDLYTANEFDNLRRYLFSVGYVFGKGEIQLEPSMLFQMTDFTKEKTVDINAKVYKSVPFGTIWGGLSYRRSFDGAQFQTNGSFGEQRLQLVTPIVGANIGQFLVSYNYSYQMGDIRFDNGGFHQITLGYDFGQTEKRYDCKCPAVN
- a CDS encoding vWA domain-containing protein → MKNLIQFLSIGFLALGMGEAFGATIEGSDSVAPFGFMVEAQQPVYKSKPTVKIALLLDTSNSMDGLINQAKAQLWDVVNKFGYVKCGNDTRPQLQIAIYEYGNDNLSSYEGYIRQVIGFSSDLDEISEKLFSLTTNGGEEYCGQVIQTSLNQLDWGKNEDDLKLIFIAGNEPFSQGRLNYWDAATNAKEKDIVVNTIFCGNYEQGISTKWKHGAILTGGEYMAIDHNRKVVHIVTPYDDVILQLNVRLNRTYISYGAMGATKIAMQSTQDQNAEAMEEAVMVKRAVSKSSRLYSNSEWDLVDASKKIDFDVSKVEKEQLPQELKNKSDKEITQYINSKKEEREKIQNEIQELNSKREAYLAKNQKDSSKGELENALLSAIQKQALKKNYTWE
- the tsaB gene encoding tRNA (adenosine(37)-N6)-threonylcarbamoyltransferase complex dimerization subunit type 1 TsaB, encoding MALILNLETATTNCSVCLAKDGKVIAIKEFDSANYSHAEQLHNFIKEVLKKASFSLQDIDAVAVSKGPGSYTGLRIGVSAAKGLCFSLDVPLISIPTLESMAHQLVVPEGHLIIPVLDARRMEVYSAVYSRDLKEIRATEAEIINEDSFKEYTDTHTLHIMGSGAEKCKGVLNHPNIVLDTTVVPSAREMAQLSQKKFEASDFENVAYFEPYYLKDFVLQKKKA